The following proteins are encoded in a genomic region of Deltaproteobacteria bacterium:
- a CDS encoding FAD-dependent oxidoreductase has product MKIYDAIVVGAGPAGSTAAFRMAQSGLNVLLVERGDVPGAKNMFGGMLPNCPVALSLLPDFWEQAPWERHVVKRVLTIISESSSTSLAFESEGFDDPPYNGYTLFRPVFDRWLAGKAREAGVHLLTGCLVEDLLMDGKTVAGIRIGRTAGEVRAPVTILSDGVLSLLAKKLGFYKPPQASDMALGVKALFRLSEEEINKRFGLVRRQGVTQEFLGCTEGIRGGGFIYTQLETLSVGLVFHLDSLKASSLAPYDLLQRFLSSEPVGKILRDARLVEYSAHILPEGGYKLVPRLFSDGVLLAGDAAGLCYTNGLNQEGMNLAMTSGFLAAETIVAALQKGDFSARQLGQYDDRLKESFVLKDMKTFEKTVGLMHNDRLFSAYPNLVGRIMEELYRSDGKPRKKTGRLGWDAVKEALPIKQVIADLVKGLRASV; this is encoded by the coding sequence ATGAAAATATATGACGCAATCGTGGTAGGTGCAGGGCCTGCAGGGAGTACAGCAGCTTTCCGGATGGCCCAGAGCGGACTTAACGTGCTTCTTGTTGAGCGTGGCGATGTGCCCGGAGCAAAAAACATGTTCGGAGGCATGCTTCCCAACTGTCCAGTGGCGCTGAGCCTTCTGCCCGATTTCTGGGAACAGGCCCCTTGGGAGCGTCATGTTGTCAAGCGGGTTCTGACGATCATTTCAGAATCTTCGAGCACATCTCTGGCGTTTGAGTCGGAGGGATTTGATGATCCGCCCTATAATGGTTACACTCTCTTCAGGCCGGTATTTGACCGATGGCTGGCCGGAAAGGCCCGCGAGGCCGGCGTTCACCTCCTCACCGGATGTCTTGTCGAGGACCTCCTCATGGATGGGAAGACGGTTGCCGGAATCAGGATTGGAAGAACAGCCGGGGAAGTCCGGGCACCTGTTACCATCCTCTCTGACGGAGTGCTGTCACTCCTTGCCAAGAAATTGGGGTTTTACAAACCACCCCAAGCATCGGATATGGCATTGGGAGTCAAGGCCCTGTTCCGCTTAAGCGAAGAGGAAATCAACAAACGATTTGGCTTGGTGCGACGGCAGGGGGTTACGCAGGAATTTCTTGGCTGTACCGAGGGAATCCGGGGCGGCGGGTTTATCTATACCCAGTTGGAAACACTCTCTGTGGGTCTTGTATTTCATCTGGATTCTCTGAAGGCCAGCAGTTTGGCTCCGTACGACCTCTTGCAGCGGTTCCTTTCTTCAGAACCTGTCGGGAAGATCCTCAGGGATGCGCGATTAGTGGAATACTCGGCCCACATTCTGCCGGAAGGTGGATATAAGTTAGTGCCCAGACTGTTCAGTGATGGAGTGCTCCTGGCCGGTGATGCCGCAGGGCTTTGCTATACCAATGGACTGAACCAGGAAGGGATGAACCTGGCCATGACCTCCGGTTTTCTTGCAGCAGAGACGATCGTCGCAGCCTTGCAAAAAGGTGATTTCTCGGCCAGACAGTTGGGCCAATACGATGATCGCCTCAAAGAGAGTTTTGTGCTGAAGGACATGAAGACTTTTGAAAAAACGGTTGGCCTCATGCATAATGACCGTCTCTTCTCCGCATATCCCAACCTTGTGGGAAGAATCATGGAGGAGCTGTACCGTTCTGATGGCAAGCCAAGAAAAAAGACAGGCCGCCTTGGCTGGGATGCTGTAAAAGAAGCATTGCCCATAAAACAGGTGATTGCAGACCTGGTGAAAGGATTAAGAGCGAGCGTATGA
- a CDS encoding 4Fe-4S dicluster domain-containing protein translates to MIVDDLFDLVSYRIYEEAHIKINRDICQSCTHRACTFICPAACYQWNEARTRIDFAYEPCLECGTCLLACDKGALDWHYPQGGFGVRFRLT, encoded by the coding sequence ATGATAGTTGACGATCTTTTTGACCTCGTAAGCTACCGGATTTACGAGGAAGCCCACATCAAGATAAACCGCGATATCTGCCAGTCATGCACTCACCGAGCATGCACATTTATCTGCCCCGCCGCCTGCTATCAATGGAATGAAGCGAGAACCAGGATAGATTTCGCCTACGAGCCGTGTCTTGAATGTGGTACGTGCCTGCTCGCTTGCGACAAAGGGGCTCTGGATTGGCATTACCCTCAGGGAGGCTTTGGAGTCCGCTTTCGTCTCACCTAA
- a CDS encoding electron transfer flavoprotein subunit alpha/FixB family protein, with amino-acid sequence MKKERDIIVFFESSGDRREEINQGLLAEGDRIASLLEGSLSVLSIGNLAEDIKDLDQSGVANLYLLEDEGLSAYSGEVFAWAVKVALQDIPFRCLLFAHTDRGGELAPRVASYLGTAAVSDCVDIRVRDQAIFYVRYVYGGQLEQEAYFLEPYHEIATIRPDSLEKRGCSRFVPLKIHHIPIHVPPEIIGPVSLGIIPPDYRTVDITSAKRIIGAGIGCADPELLDFVEELSHLLEGSIGTTRPVVDDGYLPKERMIGQTGKTVSPELYLALGISGSPHHVAGIHEGRKIISVNIDPRAPIFNVSDEGFVCDLRTLLPKLAKRIKQFRDEGVS; translated from the coding sequence ATGAAAAAAGAAAGGGATATAATTGTTTTCTTTGAATCCTCTGGTGATAGGAGAGAGGAGATTAACCAGGGTCTACTCGCAGAAGGCGACAGAATAGCATCCCTTCTGGAAGGCAGCCTCTCCGTACTGTCCATCGGGAATCTTGCGGAAGATATCAAAGATCTTGATCAAAGCGGCGTTGCCAATCTTTACCTCCTTGAGGACGAAGGCCTTTCTGCATACAGTGGTGAGGTGTTTGCCTGGGCAGTAAAAGTTGCTCTGCAGGATATACCCTTCCGGTGCCTCCTGTTTGCCCACACGGACAGAGGAGGTGAGCTTGCACCGCGCGTTGCGTCCTACCTGGGTACAGCAGCAGTCAGTGACTGTGTTGATATACGCGTCAGAGATCAGGCCATCTTCTATGTTCGATATGTCTATGGCGGTCAGTTGGAACAGGAAGCATATTTTCTAGAGCCTTACCATGAAATTGCCACTATCAGACCAGATTCCCTGGAGAAAAGAGGGTGCAGTAGATTTGTGCCCCTGAAGATACATCATATCCCCATTCATGTTCCCCCTGAAATTATCGGGCCCGTTTCACTCGGGATTATTCCTCCAGATTACAGAACGGTAGACATTACCAGTGCGAAGCGCATTATCGGGGCTGGCATCGGCTGCGCTGATCCTGAACTCCTGGATTTTGTGGAGGAGCTTTCTCACTTGCTGGAAGGATCCATTGGCACTACCAGGCCGGTGGTGGACGACGGGTACCTGCCCAAGGAACGAATGATTGGACAGACGGGGAAAACAGTTTCTCCCGAACTCTATCTGGCTCTGGGGATTTCCGGCTCGCCGCACCATGTAGCGGGCATTCATGAGGGCAGGAAAATTATATCTGTCAACATTGACCCCCGGGCGCCTATTTTTAATGTATCTGACGAGGGGTTCGTCTGCGATTTGCGCACCTTGCTTCCCAAACTGGCTAAACGGATAAAACAATTCAGAGATGAAGGCGTTTCATGA
- a CDS encoding mycofactocin system FadH/OYE family oxidoreductase 2 — protein sequence MQGQFKHLFSPLKIGQVVVPNRASFSAHLTNFAEDCLPSERHVHYLAARARGGTGLIITEEQSVHPTDRAYEKLIEAFKPEVIPGYKKITRAVHEYETKIFAQLNHNGQQCSGALSKLPVWAPSPVPDVLFREIPKQMEIEDIQEVIQYFCKSAIHVREGGFDGIELQFGHSSLARQFMSPLTNFRSDEYGGTLENRMRFPLELISAVRKIVGDDFTVGLRLCADEMLPWGGITLNDAKEIAKILAASGAIDFMDLSLSTFYNLYLVGGTMHMPLGYAVPLAAGIKEAIKLPVFATGRINDPALAEKVLANGQADMIGMVRSQICDPNLLNKAKEGRLDEIRYCIADNQGCYGRVGLNRPIGCIQNPFVGNEQHEDELRLPATKWKKRVMVVGGGPAGMWAAKIATLRGHSVTLYEKEQNLGGQVAIAMQGAGREEFGVIIRNERNQLQRLKVPVVTGQVVTPEFVIAQAPDAVIIATGSKPKGCPVAGCNGPRVFNIWQVLKGEADIGDRILFIDYDGHHQATSTAEYLADLGKKVHIVTSALFVGSELGPSQDLYLSRQRLMQKGVSFTSNFAVIEIRGTEVHGLNVYSNEGQVFSDFDTVVTAMGNEVDDSLYYALKGRVPELYRVGDCVAPRKVDMAIYEGYAAGRRV from the coding sequence ATGCAAGGACAATTTAAGCATCTGTTTTCGCCTTTGAAAATCGGCCAAGTTGTGGTTCCCAACCGGGCATCTTTTTCTGCTCACCTGACGAACTTTGCCGAAGATTGTCTCCCCTCGGAAAGACATGTCCATTATCTGGCAGCAAGAGCACGCGGCGGTACCGGACTAATTATCACGGAGGAGCAATCGGTACACCCCACTGACCGTGCCTATGAAAAACTCATCGAGGCATTTAAACCGGAGGTTATTCCCGGATATAAGAAAATAACGCGGGCAGTCCATGAATATGAGACGAAGATCTTTGCCCAGCTCAATCATAATGGCCAACAGTGCAGTGGCGCCTTGTCAAAACTGCCGGTATGGGCCCCTTCCCCGGTGCCGGATGTATTATTCCGGGAGATTCCCAAGCAGATGGAAATTGAAGACATTCAAGAGGTTATCCAATACTTCTGCAAATCAGCCATCCATGTCCGGGAGGGTGGTTTTGATGGTATTGAACTCCAGTTCGGTCATAGTTCGCTGGCCCGTCAGTTTATGTCCCCCCTGACAAATTTCCGTAGTGACGAGTACGGTGGTACCCTTGAGAACCGGATGCGCTTTCCCCTGGAACTTATTTCCGCCGTGAGAAAGATAGTGGGAGATGATTTCACTGTGGGCTTACGCCTCTGTGCTGACGAAATGCTCCCCTGGGGGGGGATCACCCTCAATGATGCGAAAGAAATCGCGAAAATCCTTGCAGCATCAGGGGCGATAGATTTCATGGACCTCTCCCTTTCGACCTTCTATAATCTATATCTGGTAGGCGGCACAATGCATATGCCTCTGGGCTATGCGGTTCCCCTGGCCGCAGGGATAAAAGAAGCCATCAAGCTGCCGGTCTTTGCCACGGGGCGCATCAATGATCCTGCCCTGGCGGAAAAGGTGTTGGCCAACGGGCAGGCCGATATGATCGGTATGGTGCGGTCCCAGATCTGTGACCCCAATCTGCTGAACAAGGCTAAAGAAGGGCGATTAGATGAGATCCGGTACTGCATCGCCGATAACCAGGGTTGCTACGGACGTGTCGGGCTGAATAGGCCCATTGGCTGTATCCAAAACCCCTTTGTAGGCAACGAACAGCACGAGGATGAGCTGCGTCTTCCCGCAACGAAATGGAAGAAGCGGGTTATGGTAGTCGGTGGCGGTCCGGCTGGTATGTGGGCAGCAAAAATAGCGACCCTGCGGGGGCACAGCGTCACCCTTTATGAAAAGGAGCAGAACCTGGGTGGACAGGTAGCCATTGCCATGCAGGGTGCGGGCCGCGAGGAATTCGGAGTTATCATCCGGAACGAGCGCAATCAGTTGCAGAGGCTTAAGGTCCCTGTCGTCACGGGTCAAGTGGTGACACCGGAATTTGTAATTGCCCAGGCCCCCGACGCCGTGATCATAGCTACGGGATCGAAGCCGAAGGGATGCCCCGTGGCAGGCTGCAATGGGCCAAGGGTCTTCAATATCTGGCAGGTGCTAAAAGGCGAAGCGGATATAGGGGACAGGATACTTTTCATTGATTACGATGGCCACCACCAGGCCACAAGTACGGCGGAATATCTGGCAGATTTGGGCAAAAAGGTTCATATTGTTACCTCTGCACTCTTCGTAGGTTCTGAATTAGGCCCCAGTCAGGACTTATACCTGTCACGGCAGAGGCTTATGCAAAAAGGGGTGTCCTTTACCTCCAATTTTGCGGTAATCGAAATACGTGGTACAGAGGTACACGGCCTGAACGTCTACTCCAATGAAGGACAGGTATTTTCCGACTTTGATACTGTGGTCACGGCCATGGGAAATGAAGTGGACGATTCCCTGTACTACGCACTAAAAGGTCGCGTGCCCGAGCTTTACCGGGTCGGCGACTGTGTGGCTCCCAGGAAGGTAGATATGGCGATCTACGAGGGTTATGCGGCTGGCAGGAGGGTATGA